TGTCGTCCTGCATCAGCTCCCAGGTGGTGAGGCGGGTGCCCTGGAGCAGCGGGCGCGTCTCGGTGGCGATGGCCTCGATTTTTTTGCCCTGCTTCGCGGCGGCTTTGATGACGCCTAAAGCCGTGCCGTAGCCGGCAGTAGCCAGTGGACCGGCGTTGCAGTGGGTCAGTATGACAAAGCCATCCTTGATAAGCTCAGCGCCGATACGGCTGAGACGCTCGGTGGCGGCTTGTTCATCGGCGTGAATTGCCTTTGCCTCATCGATGAGCGACTGCTTTATGGTGGCGAAATCAGCCACTGTAGCCGCCTGTTTCATGCGGTCGATGGCGCGGAATATATTGACCGCCGTGGGTCTGGCTGAGGCGAAGGCGCGCAGGATTTTATCAAGTTGACTGAGGAACCTTGCCTTATTCTGTGCCTTTATATTTTGTGCGCCGAGGGCGATGCCGTAGGCGGCAGCCACGCCGATTGCTGGCGCGCCGCGCACCTTCAGCGACTTGATGGCGGCGACGACCTCGGTGTAGCTGTGGAGCTCGACAAAGACCAGCTTGCCAGGCAGTTTTGTCTGGTCGATGATTTTAATTTTGTTCCCCAGATATTCAATCGGTTTCATGATAAGTCAAAA
This window of the Chloroflexota bacterium genome carries:
- the mtnA gene encoding S-methyl-5-thioribose-1-phosphate isomerase, coding for MKPIEYLGNKIKIIDQTKLPGKLVFVELHSYTEVVAAIKSLKVRGAPAIGVAAAYGIALGAQNIKAQNKARFLSQLDKILRAFASARPTAVNIFRAIDRMKQAATVADFATIKQSLIDEAKAIHADEQAATERLSRIGAELIKDGFVILTHCNAGPLATAGYGTALGVIKAAAKQGKKIEAIATETRPLLQGTRLTTWELMQDDIPVTLITDSMAGYFINRGKVNCVLLGADRIAANGDTANKIGSYTLAVLAKENGIPFYVAAPTSTIDLSLKSGTQIPIEERDPEEVTSIGGIRLAPKGVKAANPAFDITPHKYITAIITEKGIITKLYTERFKELLR